The following are from one region of the Myxococcales bacterium genome:
- a CDS encoding HPF/RaiA family ribosome-associated protein has translation MRVDVRFRGLDVSAWLREHTFRQAEACLGRFERELNCVRVRIADVNGPKGGLDKACRVTVHGPRCGSFTVDELSTDPYVAVALAFERLSHSLNRQFARARVRKTTPLLAVRAS, from the coding sequence ATGCGCGTAGATGTTAGGTTTCGTGGTCTCGATGTCTCTGCGTGGCTCCGCGAGCATACGTTCCGACAAGCGGAAGCCTGCCTCGGGCGCTTCGAGCGTGAGCTGAACTGCGTGAGGGTGCGGATCGCAGACGTCAATGGACCCAAGGGTGGGCTCGACAAAGCGTGTCGCGTAACGGTCCACGGGCCCCGTTGTGGATCATTCACCGTGGACGAACTCAGCACCGACCCCTACGTGGCCGTGGCCTTGGCCTTCGAGCGGCTATCCCACAGCCTCAATCGGCAGTTCGCGCGGGCGCGTGTGCGGAAGACGACCCCTCTTTTGGCCGTTCGCGCTTCGTGA
- a CDS encoding sigma 54-interacting transcriptional regulator codes for MSAQTPSPSDEPTFHTEAESSQPLKGRYALLIDAGDAARGGAPGERRWIELPRSGLEVGRRPSAEGGAATWTLAHRRASGRHARISWQPEGWFITDLGSTNGTLVNGRPIRGPTRLSDGMFFLFGGQAAVFRLVDATDHDALCEEQAAPLGPVATASPRMARMLARLRRLAPSHEEILLVGETGVGKEVYARAVHAASGRSGPFVPINCAAVPGELLESELFGYVRGAHSQAGQSKRGLIEEAQNGTLLLDEIGDMPSAAQAKLLRLIQTRQFTPLGATSPRRLDTRFVAATSQTVFDAILEESGPALRGDLLGRLGAEPIRLLPLRERPEDLGPIVSHLLAGLGAQGMEIEPAAFLALSLYAWPRNVRELEKVVREARLYAAEVGRIGLPHLPQTLSAQVRSHPSPTPPASHAEPTPESLESVRRSPRPLPSKEALEGLLREHKGSVARIAKVLDRQWAVIHRALGRYGLDPNQYKD; via the coding sequence ATGTCTGCGCAGACCCCGTCACCCTCGGACGAACCTACCTTCCACACGGAGGCTGAATCGTCACAGCCTCTCAAGGGCCGTTACGCGTTGCTCATCGACGCGGGGGACGCGGCGCGAGGGGGCGCACCAGGGGAGCGGCGCTGGATCGAGTTGCCCCGGAGCGGCCTGGAGGTCGGCCGGCGCCCGTCCGCGGAAGGGGGGGCGGCCACGTGGACGCTGGCTCACCGACGCGCCTCGGGCCGCCACGCACGCATCAGCTGGCAGCCCGAGGGCTGGTTCATCACCGACCTTGGCAGCACCAACGGCACCCTCGTCAACGGCCGCCCGATCCGCGGCCCCACAAGGCTCTCCGACGGTATGTTTTTCCTGTTCGGAGGTCAGGCCGCCGTGTTCCGCCTGGTCGACGCAACGGATCACGACGCGCTTTGCGAGGAACAGGCGGCCCCCCTGGGACCCGTGGCCACGGCCTCCCCCCGGATGGCGCGCATGCTGGCCCGCCTCCGCCGCCTGGCGCCGAGCCACGAGGAGATCCTGCTCGTGGGCGAAACGGGGGTGGGCAAGGAGGTCTACGCCCGTGCCGTGCACGCCGCCAGCGGGCGGAGCGGCCCTTTCGTTCCCATCAACTGCGCGGCGGTGCCGGGCGAGCTTCTGGAGAGCGAGCTGTTTGGTTACGTGCGGGGCGCCCATAGCCAGGCCGGTCAATCCAAGCGGGGGCTCATCGAGGAGGCCCAAAACGGCACCTTGCTGCTCGACGAGATCGGCGACATGCCCTCGGCGGCGCAAGCCAAACTGTTGCGCCTCATCCAAACGCGGCAGTTCACCCCCCTTGGGGCCACGAGCCCTCGACGCCTCGACACGCGCTTCGTGGCGGCGACGAGCCAAACCGTCTTCGATGCGATCCTCGAGGAATCCGGCCCCGCTCTGCGCGGCGACCTGCTGGGACGCCTCGGCGCGGAGCCGATTCGCTTGCTCCCTCTGCGCGAACGCCCGGAGGATCTCGGGCCCATCGTGTCCCATCTGCTCGCCGGGCTTGGGGCCCAAGGCATGGAGATTGAACCCGCGGCGTTCCTGGCGCTTTCGCTGTACGCGTGGCCACGCAACGTCAGAGAACTCGAGAAGGTCGTGCGCGAAGCACGGCTTTACGCGGCCGAGGTGGGACGCATCGGCCTGCCGCACTTGCCGCAAACTCTGTCTGCGCAGGTTCGCTCCCACCCGTCGCCCACGCCCCCGGCGTCACACGCGGAGCCCACCCCCGAAAGCCTCGAGAGCGTCCGCCGCTCTCCCCGGCCCTTGCCCAGCAAGGAGGCCCTCGAGGGCTTACTACGGGAGCACAAGGGCAGCGTGGCCCGCATCGCCAAGGTGCTCGATCGTCAATGGGCCGTCATTCACCGCGCGCTTGGGCGCTACGGGCTCGATCCGAACCAGTACAAAGACTGA
- a CDS encoding protein kinase: protein MPSSPAIAFELSCRYIDTLMNVATEECDRGEFMQFLGEWQIDLEYLRNQSNWVSQRFCEALTKWVVERVGLAHVAERTTEAALSEKSLGFLVPLLRAFGSPRTTYQYTPRVAALLSKVSRIKVLEIRRGFGVLEFRQSDERVREASPYLCHLRRAYLASIPTLWRLPPAIINETECQQRGGTRCCYHLHWVEKLSWWPYPTGAAAGALGAMLMSAPLSGRFLGAGAGAAAVAGWQALGTWRQARDIRKRYLAELDEVAKAAETRFLEHTSEELQVSQPTTKPQGRPVGAGVARLETAAPRLALVGEARAHTEAEERNFEARPGDLPSPGTVLAERYEVEGLLARGGMAYVFRALDKQTAQPVALKLLRPELALERQWIARLGREFRLARQILHPNVCQVLDFRHTEGGTFLTMQLAGGGTLRGQMQIDTQRPDEDRIADARAVIAGLAAIHTAGIVHRDVTPRNILRMTDGRLAVADFGLAMDPDETMTFIGGTPGYMAPEVVMGQKPTFQSDVWQLGLVVHEILYGERPRWERSEGHAGRYVVFAHSDNPAIQEMTDVCAACLQDDPIARPPSANAVWQQIVMAQQARIPGWFSRAYGNLSSMLPTGGRRTPTHLRAQPNRAEPPDAAPPTLPSP, encoded by the coding sequence ATGCCTTCTTCTCCTGCCATCGCCTTCGAGCTCAGCTGTCGTTACATCGACACGCTGATGAACGTCGCCACGGAGGAGTGCGACCGTGGGGAGTTCATGCAGTTCCTGGGAGAGTGGCAGATCGACCTCGAGTACCTGCGCAACCAGTCGAACTGGGTCTCTCAGCGGTTCTGCGAGGCCTTGACCAAGTGGGTGGTGGAGCGCGTCGGGCTGGCGCACGTGGCGGAGCGAACCACCGAGGCCGCTCTTTCGGAAAAGTCGCTCGGCTTTCTCGTGCCCCTGCTGCGGGCCTTCGGCTCTCCGCGGACCACGTACCAGTACACGCCGCGGGTGGCGGCGCTTCTCAGCAAGGTGAGCCGCATCAAGGTGCTCGAAATTCGGCGGGGCTTCGGCGTCCTCGAGTTCCGCCAGTCCGACGAACGGGTGCGGGAGGCCTCTCCTTACCTCTGCCATCTGCGCCGCGCCTACCTGGCTTCCATCCCCACGCTGTGGCGCCTTCCGCCCGCCATCATCAACGAGACGGAGTGCCAGCAGCGGGGTGGGACGCGATGCTGCTACCATCTGCACTGGGTCGAGAAGCTCTCGTGGTGGCCGTACCCAACCGGTGCGGCCGCCGGGGCGCTGGGGGCGATGCTCATGTCCGCCCCGCTTTCAGGCCGGTTTTTGGGGGCAGGCGCCGGGGCCGCGGCGGTGGCAGGGTGGCAGGCCCTGGGCACCTGGCGCCAGGCGCGCGACATTCGGAAGCGGTATCTGGCCGAGCTCGACGAAGTGGCCAAGGCAGCCGAAACGCGCTTTCTCGAACATACGAGTGAAGAGCTGCAAGTGTCCCAACCCACCACCAAGCCCCAGGGACGCCCGGTGGGTGCCGGGGTGGCACGGCTCGAGACGGCGGCGCCCAGACTTGCGCTCGTGGGCGAAGCCCGGGCCCACACCGAAGCCGAGGAGCGGAACTTCGAGGCCAGGCCAGGCGATCTTCCCAGCCCTGGCACGGTGCTGGCGGAGCGCTACGAAGTCGAGGGCCTGCTGGCGCGCGGAGGCATGGCCTACGTCTTTCGGGCGCTCGACAAGCAGACCGCGCAGCCCGTGGCTCTGAAACTCCTGCGCCCGGAGCTGGCGCTCGAACGGCAGTGGATCGCGCGGCTCGGCCGCGAGTTTCGCCTGGCACGTCAGATCCTGCATCCCAATGTCTGCCAGGTCCTCGACTTCCGCCACACCGAGGGAGGCACGTTCCTGACGATGCAGCTCGCGGGCGGGGGCACGCTGCGGGGCCAGATGCAGATCGACACCCAACGCCCCGATGAAGATCGGATCGCCGATGCGCGCGCCGTCATCGCGGGTCTTGCCGCAATCCACACCGCGGGCATCGTTCACCGCGACGTGACCCCCCGGAACATCCTGCGCATGACCGATGGTCGGCTGGCGGTGGCCGATTTCGGATTGGCCATGGACCCCGACGAGACCATGACCTTCATCGGCGGCACGCCAGGCTACATGGCGCCCGAGGTGGTGATGGGCCAAAAGCCCACCTTTCAGTCCGACGTGTGGCAGCTCGGCCTGGTGGTGCACGAGATCCTCTACGGAGAGCGGCCTCGTTGGGAGCGCAGTGAAGGGCACGCGGGCCGCTACGTGGTGTTCGCGCACTCGGACAATCCGGCCATCCAGGAAATGACCGACGTCTGCGCGGCGTGCCTGCAGGACGATCCCATCGCCCGCCCCCCGAGCGCGAACGCCGTTTGGCAGCAGATCGTCATGGCCCAACAAGCGCGCATACCGGGCTGGTTCTCGCGCGCCTACGGAAATCTCTCGTCGATGCTGCCCACCGGCGGGCGCCGCACGCCCACTCACCTCCGTGCCCAACCCAACCGTGCGGAGCCCCCGGATGCAGCGCCTCCCACCCTTCCCAGCCCCTAG